The Triticum aestivum cultivar Chinese Spring chromosome 4B, IWGSC CS RefSeq v2.1, whole genome shotgun sequence sequence gtggaccgaaagtgggctgcaatatAATTGCGCCAACCAGGTGTTGAACTCAAGACCTTttggctccgataccatgtagaagtgcatgctctagccaatgcaaccaaaaaatcgatctgatggaagagactaggcagcacattatacgtcaacacacAGTAAACAGATTACAACTTAAGATTACCTAACAGTAGGAACCCAGCCAGTGGGTCTTCCCGGTGTCAGTCATATATTTCCGTCACCCAAGTCCTCCATGGGCGCTGTCGCACACCGAGATATTTCGGCACCGGCCGCAACATCGGTGGCAGAGGTTGGGGATGACGGGTGAGCCActggcgcgggaggaggaggcagaggcgccgCAACGTAGATCCATCGACCGTGCACTGCGGATGGACAAAGGGGAGTGGCGACGGCCACCAGATCCAGCCATGTCGCCGGCTGGGTGAGTGGATGGGCGGCATGGTGCGGCGTGTGTGTGGATTGGGCGGCGGGGGCAGTGGTTTGCTTGGCCCATGGGAGGGGGAGTTTACTCTTCAGCCAAGAGGCATAGTATTTTTTACTCCTCGGCTGCCGCTCGGAGTAAATATTTTACTCCTCTAAGGTTTTCAGGTGATCGACCAGGCCCGGTTTAGAGGTGTAAACCGGGATTTTATTCCTCTGACCGGTTTTAGGGGAtcagctagagatgctcttagataCGTCTTGTGTTATTTCATCGAAATTTTTCCGCTACGATGGTATTTTTACCAGAAAAATGCGTAGCCCTTCCCTAGGATACACCCCGTGAAATTTCCTTGAAACTCTTGGAAAAGAAAAATATTCCTTCCGATCTTAACCAAAAGTTCTGTTCCAACGCCATACTTATTGTCAGAAAAGTATATATATAATGAAAAGGTTGTCTCCGATCGAGAACCAACTTGCACCGGCTACTTGCTCCATGTCTATGGAGATATCATCCACCCATCCAAGATCGATCGCCCGGCCAATCCAACCGGCAACCGGGACACCCGACGTGACGGCATCTCCTCCTGGAACATCATCTCATGTCGTGGCCGCGCTCCCCGCCATCCCCTGAACAAAATCGTTCCTCGACGGCGAGCGAGCAGCAATCGCCGTCTTCCTTAGTTGCCAAGGCATCGAACCCGGATATCTCACATAATCGAGATGCCGTACGTAAAGCCGGCAATCGGCACACCGCTCCATACGTCCATGTCAGCCCACCCATATTCTCCGCCCCCCGACTATGCTCCTAGTGCGCCGGGAATCccacggccggccggccggccgccgtGGCGTGCGTGTAAATTCATTCGCTGCTATCCGAATCGCTCCGTCACCCGCGTGGCTGACGGCTGTTGTTACTGTCACCCATCCGCGCGCTCTCGCCGTCCGGCGAGCACGTCGCCGCTAGCTCCGGCAGCGCGTATCGTGGTGGATCGATCGGCGGGAGTGGGGAGTGGAGTAGCAGCTAGCCAGCTAGCTTCTGGTGATGTGTGGATAACGAAGGAATGTATTCCTATTCCATTCCCTAGCCAGGCAGCACCTAAAACCTAGCTGAAATGTTCTGTTCAGCAAATACCGATGTTTACCCGGCTTTTGGTCACATCCTGATCGATCTGTTGCCACATTATATGTTCGATTAGGCCGAGCCCATTGCATCTTTCAATCCACTATATCCGGTACCATCGATTCGCGCCGCAAGTGCGAATAATCTCTGGGGAAATAGTTGCCGGGGTTCCCTGAAGATAATTAAGCAGGAGCAAATGTGCAGCGTTAGAACATTTGAGGGTTAACATTTGAGAGAGCATAGGCTCGACAgctaagaggaagaggaagaaaatatGACAGTTTGGTATTTATCAGAGGCTTTTCCCGGGCTGCATGTGCCCCTCGACATGAGCAGAGCAGAGCATTTCTTGCCTTTTCGTTATTCGCAGTCAGTCATTCtcagctttctctctctctctcacaacgCATTGTTACTTTGCATGCAGTTCTTGCAGTGTTCTGCCCTGACACACAAATGTACTTGTGTTTTCTCCCAAAGGCGCCGCTTTTGCCTCTAAATCTGACTATATGTCTTCAGATCAGATTCGAGCACGCACTGCATTCAACCTAAGCCAATGGTTTGTTGTACCTTCCTCGCTTGCTTGCCTTGAGATGCCTTGCTAGAAAATTACTTACTGCCAAAGAAAATGTAACGTGGAGATCGAAAACCCTAAAAACCCTGACACACAAAATGTACTTGTGTTTCTCCAAAAAGTGCCGCTTTTGCCTCTAAATCTGACTATATGTCTTCAGATCAGATTCCAGCACGCACTGCATTCAATCTAAGCCAATGGTTTGTGCTTTGTACCTTGCTTCCTTAGTCCTTACCTTGAGATGCCTTGTTAAAAAATTACTTACCACCAAAGAAAAGCAACACATCTCTGAAGATCGGCGGTATGTTCTGCAGGTATTTTCACTCTTTTCTGAAGAAACACATCTCTCATGCATTGTAAAACGATAAAGCAGAGGAATATTTTAGGAAAATGGCATGGAAAATCCTTTGCAAGAAAGTAGTAGTAGTAACTTTGTTTCTCCGTCTCTATCTTCAGTGCCGAAAAATGGCAAAATTGTTCTTCACCACCTAGGTAGGGCGCACGGATCGACTTCCGACAAAAAACAAACCATATCGTTCTGGATTCTACCGCAATTTTTTTCCGAATCTGTCTTCGGCGCCGAAAAATGGCAAAATTGTTCTTGATCACCTAGGTAGGGCGCATCGATCCACTTCCGGGAAAAAACAAACCATATCGTTCTGGATTCTACCGCAAGTTTTTCAGAATCTGTCCTCTTTTTCCACAGCATCCTTAACATATAATCTTCCCCATTACCCCTCACAAGTGGCAAGTGCATGCTGTAGTAGTAACTCAAGTTCCATCATTGCAGTAGTATTCTTTAGCTTTTCAAATGACTAGCACCAAACCAAAATTTGTTCGCCAGCTTCCCTTTACATAAAGCTTGGGCTTAAACTAGGTGCCTGCAGGCATAAGATTACTGGACCAGCTGCAATGGCAGTTTGTTGTCAAGACCTTTCACCAACTTTTCTTCATGAGAGGACAATTCGTACATCAAAACTAATCCAAGTCTCATCATTTCGAGTTCATCCAGTGGACCAATCCGACACAACCGATAGCGCATTACCACTGATCGACCTGAAGGCAATACCTCAAGGGGAAATTTCAATTTTCAGTGAGTGATGCGCAATGATCACTGTGAGCTGCAAGGAATTATGAATTGATGGCTGGTGCTTAAAGATGACAAAAACTAGATCTTTCACCAACATctttttttcctttcaaaaagTGTGGCTCTGCTGCGATCGATCAAATAAACATCTATCTGAAGAAACATGAAATGGAGTCATGGGACAGGGCCCCAGATTAAATCAAACCAGGAAGGACATCTGGAAAACAGCTTTAGATTTAAGTTGCTTCATTAGTGGGCATAATGAGGACAAGGCCCTCGCCGAAAGAGGACCCTATTTTAATCACATAGTTAAGTGTTAGGGCAGGCAACTGTCGCTTACTATTTTGACCACTGAGCACTTGATAATTTTATGAGGATTCAAATATATCTCCTCCATGTAAGAGGGGCAAAAGGTGGTGGACTGTGGCTTGATCACATAGCACATTTCCCCCGCATTAATTCTCGGCGCCGCATGTCAAACTTGTCGTTACACTCATCCCGATAATCCGATTACGTGTAGCGCATTTCCCGAGAATCAAATTCACACATCAGCAATTCACTACAAGCTAACCCTAAGTAAGTAGGCAACTGATTCAGCGTTAGTCTACAAAACCGAGGTATATATGAAATGTGATCCATCTTATGGTAGCCAATCTGGCCACTTTGGACTAATCTGCCCAGCAATGTCCTGTCAAATCCACTAATTAGACAAGAGAATTAAAGAATAGACAGATAGGTAGATACCATCACAAAGAGCATTATTGTAGTATCAACACTGTTCCAGGTTCCAAATTACACATGAAAAAGCAAGAACATAGTCCTCTGATGAAAGCCACAGGACTAGGTTCATGCAACAGTGGTGTGCATGAAAGCCTGGACAGAATCAGCACAAGGCATAATATCATGGTGGGAGGGAGGCATGAGCTTTGGAGGGCGAGCTTAGCTTAGCCTGTGTAGAGAAAGGGGAAAGAGATGAAGATTTTTTGGGAATATCTCGAGAGCCTTTCTTCTATGCTTTTCTCCCCCAAACCTGACATGTGTTCCTCCATCAAAACACTTTTCCTGCCTTGTGCAACactgttcttcttcccttttcgaaaaaaaaaacacTGTTCTTCTTCAGAGGGTTAGCTGCTAAGCAAGCGCTTATTTGTGGGGAATCAACTGCTAAGCATAGGAAAAGAACATGCACTAAGTTATAGTTACATATTCCCTTACATAGGAAACGAATATGCACTAAGTCATAGGAAAAGAACATTGCCATTTGAGTGGGAATTATCTAGCAGCCTAGAATTGAGCAAGAACCGTAGCCTGAACAATTTCTGACGCTGGCCATGCTTGATTCTGACCAATGTTTTGCTGTCCAGCAGTTTGCACTGCGGAACAAGTTGAAATGGGATCACTGACCTGCTCTGTTTTGCAGACGCATTGGTAATGATATTACCAGTACTCCCACTATAGAACTCTTTCTGCCATTCAAGGCTTCAAGCAGGCATGTCAGCTGAGCTCTCAGCCTCAGTTGCAAACGCAAAAAAGGCTCGACACAAGCATCATTCGCCAGCTCATCTCCTCCTCCTGCCTGCATCTTGAGATTACTCATCGTAATCCCTCTCTCTTTCTCCGATACCAAGATTCCTCCTCTCCAAGAAGTGAAGTGGTAGCAGACTAGTATAGTGCTGATCCACGGCTGAGCTGGCAGAACAGGAGCATGGGCCAGTAGCCCCTTCCCCACATACCCCCCACATTTCAAGCAATAAAATGAGGATTGAGGAGGGAGGCAAGGTTATTACCGCAGCCCACCATCTCCTCCACCTCCCCAGCCCAGATAccattccctccacctcctctaTAAACCATCGCATGCACCAGGCAAGGACACTCACAGAGGCAAACGCTCCAGCAGCCCAAAGCAAAGCATTTTCCCAAGCTTGCCGTACGTGCACTGCACTCTCCTTCTCGCTGTTATAAGTTGTTGGCGGAGTCGGCGGCCATGTCTGTGTCGTCGGCGCTGTCGTCGTTCCTGTACGGCTGCTTCAACCCGGCGGGCGGGCGGTACCACCACCACCGCGCGGGGGCCTACTACCACAGCAGCCACCCCACGAGCGCTGACACCCTGTACTACAACCAGGGCGGGTTCGCCGGCGGCCGCAGGATGGGCCGGAGCAGCCGGCCGCTGTCCCTGCAGGTATACATCCTCTGTTTCTTCAACCTGCACGCATGTTCTGTTCTTCTTTAGAAGTTGTAGATGGCTTTGTGCCTGCCCAGCTCTGTGATGGATAGGCATTGCATCAAGGAACAAAAGCGAGATTTTCTTGTTTGTTCAGATGAGTAGTATATGCAAGTACAGGAACCAGTTGGTTTCTTATGCCGTTATGCGACGGCGACTAGACCATGCATGTCCAGATTATTCCCTGCCCACTAACCACACCATCACTGGCCCTCCGCCACTACTATTATCATCTTCGTAGCTGTAGCATGTAGTACTcactccgtccgaaaaaacttatGTCAAACTTGTCTCCcaaatgaatgtatctaacactaacttgacgctagatacatccatttagtAGACAAACTTTTTCGGATGGAGCAAGTAGAAGTTAATCACCTTAACCAAAAAATTAGACGGATCTTCACAAAAAAATTCATTCGCATACTCTGCATGTGTAGTCACAGTCGCATATGTAATCAAGTTGCATGCGTCCTCAAAAGCAAGGAAGAAACGACCATAAAGAAACTTTTCACTGTCTGTGTTGCAAACTTGGGACCAGtaaaaaaatatgcatgcatgccCACCGAATACTCCAGTACTAGTATAAACCCTAATCATTCAAGCGTGCTGCCTGTGGAGTGGAGTATGCTTTTTCTAACTCGACGAGCTTGTTGTCTCCATTGGCTATGGCAGACGGTGGAGCTGAAGGTGCGGATGTGCTGCTCGGGGTGCGCGCGGGTGGTGAAGCACGCGCTGACGAAGCTGCGCGGGGTGGACAgcgtggaggtggaggtggagatgGAGAAGGTGACGGTGACCGGGTACGTGGAGCGGCACCGGGTGCTCAAGGAGGTGCGGCgcgccgggaagaaggccgagttcTGGCCCAACCCGGACCAGCCGCTGCACTTCACCACCGCCAAGGACTACTTCCACGACCAGGAGTCGTTCCGCCCCAGCTACAACTACTACCGCCACGGCTACAACGGCGACAAGCacggccacctccccgagccccaCCGCGGCTCCGACCCCGTCAGCAACATGTTCAACGACGACGACGTCAACGCCTGCTCCATCATGTAACCAAATCATCATtctgtcgtcgtcgtcctcctcctcctcctctcgagGTCGTCTGGCGCTCGGCGCCGGCCGGGCCGGGGAAGATAGACAAGTGGGATGCCTGCTCTCTGCTCCTGTAAAGCTAGCGTTGTGGTATGGACGATGGAAATGGAATGATCAGTGGTGCCCTCTACGGGCTACACAACGTACTACGTGCTGTCGAATATCGATCGATGATGCCTCTGCATGTTCTTCTCTGACCCGATCGAGATTCCAAAACCCACGCGTGCGTGCGTGCGAACGGGCGTGCAAGCCGATTCAGTTTCAAGCCAATGGGGGACGGTGTGTGAGATGAGCTAAAGCGGAAAGCGTGCGTGCGTGCAACTTTTTCGCTGCTGTTTGGCGCGGGGGGTAGCGTAGGAGTAGTAGGTTTGGTCGTTGGTGATCGTGATCCGTGGCTAGGGCAGTTAAAATACTAGCTGTGCGCCGCGCGCTTGATTGGAAATTGGATGATGGTGCAGCTCGAGTAAAGACACGGAAGTGGGGAGGATAGGGGTTCTTGATGTCTGAAATTTGGCACCAGCTGCCAAAGTGCAGCCGCCAGCAATAGTGTTCCGGCTAAAAGTGTAGAGttgtctttctttctttttcttttgcgagGGAAAGAGCAGAGTTGTCTTTGCGGGGACAGATTCTGTAAGGGCAACTCCAGAGCACGACCCCATCCCGTTCAGCCCAGCACGCGACGGCCTGGACCTATCTGGTCCTTTTGTGTCCGGGCtaacccatttcgagcgcaaacatgCGCGCAGTTTGGATCGCGGCAGACGGCAAACGGAAGCCTCGCTCGTCCtcgtcggggccgcgtggcaggcggccacctacctccctcGGCCTGACATAAATGCGCACGGGTGGTCGACCCCACCTGTCACCCGCCCAGCGAACGATCGCTTTCCTTCTTAAATGGAGAAGCCGTGGACCGGCCGTCGTCCACACTCCCCAGTCGAGTCCTTCCCGCCTCCTCAAAACCAACAACCAAACCCTAGCCTCTCCCCGTCCCCGATCTCACCGGCCGGCCACCTCGCAGccatgggcttttggaaccacggccgcaaggggaagcacgatcGCGAGGAGTCCTCGTCGTCGGGCCGCCGTCGCGGCTCCGTGAAGGAGGAGCCCGCATCACCACCACCGCGTCGGGCCCCGCCGCCTGCCCCATTCACCATCGGCCCTACGGCCCACGGTGACCGCGACCGGCAGTACATCACCGCGGATGTATGCCGACGTTATTGGGAACCGAGGACGCTGATCCCGCGGAGCGACGTGCACCTCCCCAATAGCTGGCACCTCTCCGCCGACCGGGTCCCGATCCCGCCGGTCCCGATGAGCGGCCGTGCGCGCCGcgaggagatcgagcgccgccgccgcctcctgtcgGACGACCTATACTACGGCGacaggtacgcccccgactcccGGCTCTAGGACACGtggctccaggacgagcacgacgtgCGGCGCGCGTCATTCTTCGCCGGCACGTCGTCGGGGCTGCGGCGGCCACGTCCAGAGCGTGCAACGCGTGCTCCCTAGGTGCGTGGGCGTACATGGGTGCGCGGCCTGACGCCCACACCCTcaccgtctccgtctccgtctccaccaccaccacctcgcaTGAcatcggaggaggaggcccggctcatgcagcatgtcatggaggactccatccgcatgcacgatgagcgccaatgggagggcctcgaggagatgatggccctctctacggccggcgacgtcgccatccccgagctggagatggtgaaggcggaggaggtgatggaggaggagccggcggccGCATTGCATCGGGCCTGGTGGGCCAGTagtggagctggtcgtgcacggcTTCGGAGATGGCCGAGGCCGtggggggcgtgaactggtgccccacgccgccgcggtcaccggagcgggaggcctCTGTGGCACCCTGgttcagagcaaccggtttaccttgcattgtcagcccagagaccatgtcttctggcaacacacaacatattggtacagaaaacaaccactttattgatgcgAGCAGAACATAGTACATCTTACAGTAAGTTAGGAGGCCAAGCGTcacacatggtgcggctgaacaatatgtacattatttaatgaacataaagggggcctcgagcatgacaactacgcggcagcggaacgacgacgatgcgggactccatatcacagggacaccgatgtgaacacgatctagactcgatCAACACTCCATTCCAACGaacctttcctgaaatctggcatgacacgctaggtcagtacattgaatgtacttgcaagctcacaacaagcataaacataatgacaaacaatatcatgatctCAACCAAATAATCATTAATGCAAAAGTCATACTAAGGATGCAGTGAATAAAATTTCATGCCTCAAGTCCCACGGACTTGCTTACCAACGGATTACCACGTAGCCCAACGGTGATCTCCCGGATCACAAACGAACCAATCAACTTGGTCAACAaaatgggttacctcgtaaccaaaaggTGATCCcgcggatcacaaacggaccaacaactTGGACGTCAATATCAACATGGTCTTCGAAACATCCTTTTTCCAACAGTGCCATGCTATtaatttagtgtgcaagattacttaaacgttgacccatggtgtgacctacttagagcgtgtccgtaaccgtggactcgactatcgatagatttcatacactctgcagaggtagcgcactgtacccacaccaaggaactcatggcctcgcactcccattcgggtggaccaacggcattccaacaaaacccctccattgccacgacactgtcccggccactccgactaactccccattgggctaagtcatgggtggccccgtgtctaacccagacaccaacagccaccgtcgtggcaaaacggtcccaaacggggacaaggtaccaaaACAAcatcaacgggcacacaaggttatggctgcttaccgggccagggtaccgcacgcccataaccttccctcgttggaggtaccgaccagaggcatgacaacggaccaaataaaggccttcccataaaggcaaatgtggttgcactgggaaaaacttgattcggtggcaccatgacccgatcaacgatatgttaaagttgatttattatcaggttcaacttaaaaataaaagtgatgatataccATGCAAATGCACTCATATAACATGCTCACTAATCATTTGAACCATACCGGGTCAACTTATATCGAGCACTAACCAAGCACTTCAGAAACTCATGGCACTATTCTAGTCATGTTTCAGCAACAACTAGTCAAAGCAATATTTAGCATCATTATTTTCTTAACCAAGAAAATATTATCCCAACTATTTATTTTTCAAAAGCAGATTATTTCTCCATAATCTAACATGACTCAAAAAGACTAACACTAACTTATTTAACTTTCTAACTTACTGTAATCCAACATATTCACATAATCTAGCTTACAACAGAATGAAAATACTATTTACTTGGTGATTAAAAATGCATGAACTAAATTTAATCATTCAAGTTTGAACataaatcacaaatattgcaatggcaccatgaaaatgttgttgtggcttgccttagtgcatatgagggtcacactcctcctggtgatactcaagacaagcttcactctctgaaaacaattataaacacaaaaagaaacactctgaaattcaccagaaaatctaggcagCAGGGAAAAAATCTCATCTCTGGTGAGCTGCTAAATATTTTCAtacagaacacaatgcaaaaagaatcaattcatttggacttatggttaaaaagttgtggctgtttgaagtgttctggaataaatttgaatttgaattaataTTAAGCAGACTGGGGGGGTGACGCCAAAGGCGTAAACctgcggggcgccaccactcgtaccgcttcaggcgcgtacagagtggctgacaaGCGGGCCCTGCTGGTCAGGCgagaaggaaggggagagggaaaCAAAGCACGACGGGGCTCCACCGGAGCACACGCCAGCGAGGAGGGCTCCTTGTCTGGAGCTAGAGGGATAGATCGGGAGAGGGGACAGAGGCGCACCTGCCTGTTCCCGTaggttagctaggggtggtcggacggtgtcGGAAATGGCCTCTCCAGCAGCGACAGGAAGCAGAGGTCGCCCGAGTTGAAGACGACGACGACTAGGGGAAGCACCAGGGGATCCAATCGTGTCGAACGACACCACTGACGCCcagcggaggccctggaagggttgcctgAGCTTGAGGGGGCTGGAGTGGTGCGGACAGATAGAGGGGATTGCCggcaagctcgagctcggggacggcggcccgaggcatGCCCGACCGGGCCACGGCTTTCTACATGTTTGTGGAGTGTGTGCGAGGAGcggatgatgctcgaggaggctgggggggCTCTACTTATAACCGAGTGGAGTGAGGGGATTGGACTCCACCGGAGGACACTTGGACGTTGCGCCCGGCAATGAGCGGCGTCAGAAAGAGGGGGGGGGAGGCGACGCAGCTCACACGGGAActatgggcgagcggagacgagcacaagaGCGAGGAGATGGCGATGAACACAGTGCGCAGCGCACTGTTGGGATGGCCGGACCACGCCCGTGCTCATTGCAGTGAGCTCCAGTGTCGGCGAGCGCGACGGTGGAGTTAAGGGCGTCGGGACGGTGATGGTGGCGGGTTTTTGGCAAGGTTTGGCAAGCAGGGAAGCGATCACGTGATCGACAGAGGCTCGGCACGGCGCAGAGCGCGCCGGCTGCATGCCAACATgcttggacgaacgcggtcaccgcgtgaaccctGACCTCAGGCCGAGCTAAacctaaacttcatgtctggcgtgttgttCATGGTAGATTTAGAGGTTACCACACTTTAGTTTGAGCCCAGACGCAGTGAACAAGATTTTTACTCCACTGCAAGTTACTGGACAATAACTTTGAGAGCTTGCTGAGGTTAAACGGCTGGGAGTTGGGAGCTGCGCTTTGGTGGCTAGCAATCATCTAGGAGGGTGGTGATGCACAAGAAAAAGCAGCTCCATTTgatcaagtaaaatggtagttgctgtagaaactaccatttctgcccAGAACAGAAAGtaatttctgtagcaaaaatatttcgAAAAGTGGTGTGATTTTTTTGCTCAGGGATGTGCCTTGGGGTTCAAAGGATTTGAGAATTTCCTCAGATTTTTGTGGCCAAgcaaaattggggttgctttggaggaCAAGTTTCTGGTTAGGGTTTTTGAGAGGGAAATGAATACTTTTCATTTAGGAAAAATATTCATGACATTATTTTGAAGTAGACCAGAGAGGAAATTATGGTTTTGAGGAGGggtgagtcacttgggtgaaagccaaggtgaTGCCCAAGTGTTTTACGTCCAACTGAAATGATTCAAACTCAAAATTCAAATCAAAACCCAACTGAAAACCAGAAGAAAGAAGAGggcaaaaccaggctgtcacagccTCACCATGGgaagaggtggtgcaggcacctccggccTTCCAGCCCGCCCCCGTGTACCACGGGCCGCCGTCCCACCTTTGGACGCCGCTGGACTACCTCGACCTCGTCAGCGGTGACGATGACAATGACGACTACTGAAGACGGCGACGACCACGACATCGACGGGCATGGCAGGAGCGCGTGGGCggcgtttttttgttttttatgttaattatgtcAATGTGAACCGTGGAACTAGGCCTTTTTGTGCCCGTAAACCCCCTAATTATGATTATGTTTTTATGTTTgtgtttattttatatttttccgcattttattttagtttgtttGCCTTTTTTTAATCAAATCCACCCGGACATCATTTAGGGTGCGGTCACGCGTTGGGCGCACCGACAACCCAAATGACCCAACCAGACATGAGCCGCCCCATTGCCGCCCCAAATggacaaaatccggccaaaccggacgttcgtttggggtcgtgcgctggagttggcctaagtgATTCTTTAGCCGGGTTGCTAGTGGTAAGGGCAAACAAGTGCAAAGTTGTAAGCATCGATGGCAGGAGCTGGTAAGGCCTTGTACATTGCAAGGTGTTTAGAGAGGTGCTtaaaaaataaaccgggttttctGAAGCGctggtgcctatttctacaggagagactc is a genomic window containing:
- the LOC123089533 gene encoding heavy metal-associated isoprenylated plant protein 30, which produces MSVSSALSSFLYGCFNPAGGRYHHHRAGAYYHSSHPTSADTLYYNQGGFAGGRRMGRSSRPLSLQTVELKVRMCCSGCARVVKHALTKLRGVDSVEVEVEMEKVTVTGYVERHRVLKEVRRAGKKAEFWPNPDQPLHFTTAKDYFHDQESFRPSYNYYRHGYNGDKHGHLPEPHRGSDPVSNMFNDDDVNACSIM